A genomic window from Periweissella cryptocerci includes:
- a CDS encoding sugar phosphate isomerase/epimerase family protein, protein MKHTQIVLNNLVFAKDVAAGVKQLALLDQALALGITNVEVRREYFTDVLAEAPVINETAVANKMRLFYSVPEEVFVDGQINPDLQKYFDEAQALGIYAIKFNIGDFANFTGDLKRELAPFTSQGLQVNIENDQTKISGTLQPVEKFLKQAELAGVEVGYVYDLGNWRFVGEDELQAARALAPYTQYIHVKDVEYVDEKPVVVPLGDGVVDWRQALALLPNDKPVAIEYPTDNTETIVAAIAALTEV, encoded by the coding sequence ATGAAACACACACAAATCGTATTAAATAATTTAGTTTTCGCTAAAGATGTCGCAGCAGGGGTTAAGCAATTAGCATTACTTGATCAAGCATTGGCATTGGGTATCACCAACGTCGAAGTGCGGCGGGAATATTTTACCGACGTGCTGGCAGAGGCACCTGTAATTAATGAAACGGCCGTCGCTAACAAGATGCGTTTGTTTTACAGTGTGCCGGAAGAAGTATTTGTTGATGGTCAGATAAATCCAGACTTACAAAAATATTTCGATGAAGCACAGGCACTTGGAATTTACGCAATCAAATTCAACATTGGTGATTTTGCAAACTTCACGGGTGATTTGAAGCGCGAATTGGCGCCATTTACGAGTCAAGGATTGCAAGTTAATATTGAAAATGATCAAACAAAAATTTCTGGAACGTTACAACCAGTTGAAAAATTCTTAAAGCAAGCAGAGCTAGCCGGTGTAGAAGTTGGTTATGTGTACGATCTTGGTAATTGGCGTTTCGTGGGTGAAGATGAACTACAAGCTGCCCGGGCGTTAGCACCATACACGCAATATATTCACGTCAAGGATGTTGAATACGTTGATGAGAAACCCGTAGTTGTTCCTTTGGGGGATGGGGTTGTTGATTGGCGCCAAGCATTAGCGCTATTGCCTAATGACAAACCGGTAGCCATTGAATATCCAACGGACAATACTGAGACAATTGTGGCAGCAATCGCAGCGTTAACGGAGGTTTAA
- a CDS encoding LacI family DNA-binding transcriptional regulator, with protein sequence MEKDKVTITEIAELAGVSIATISRYINGHLDRMSQETSKKIAKIIAENDFVPNKAAQKLKRQATGLIGVMIANIDDNFSTELFKGADSILQASGYDAILLNSNANEDRERDQFVKLRSQQIEGLIIQPLSTDGAQYNDLQDDEMPAVLIDRELTQTNWPVVESNNFDISAELAGVVADKGYEKVIVVTEPVGMVSTRHQRVTGIEAGLANRGIKLEILEVSEKDFDSKKIYAALCERTADFTIKTAVIALKEQLLLRLLAMAYQHNVSYPAMIGLTGFADTEMVRVLAPELTTVQQGPFAMGAAAAEILVNRIQHKSEQVASYIVKAHIMQGNSI encoded by the coding sequence ATGGAAAAAGATAAAGTAACAATTACTGAAATTGCCGAGTTGGCGGGGGTTTCCATTGCGACAATTTCACGTTATATTAACGGACATCTAGACCGGATGTCACAAGAAACTTCAAAAAAGATTGCTAAAATTATTGCCGAAAATGACTTTGTGCCCAATAAAGCCGCGCAAAAATTGAAACGCCAGGCGACCGGCTTAATCGGCGTAATGATTGCTAACATTGACGATAATTTCTCAACAGAATTATTCAAAGGCGCCGATTCAATTTTACAAGCATCCGGTTATGATGCAATTTTGTTGAATTCAAACGCGAATGAAGATCGTGAACGCGACCAATTTGTAAAATTACGTAGCCAACAAATTGAAGGCTTGATTATTCAACCACTTAGCACGGATGGGGCACAGTACAATGATTTGCAAGATGACGAAATGCCGGCAGTCTTAATTGACCGTGAATTGACGCAAACCAATTGGCCAGTTGTTGAATCGAATAATTTTGATATTAGTGCGGAACTCGCAGGAGTGGTTGCTGACAAGGGTTATGAAAAAGTAATTGTTGTTACTGAACCTGTTGGGATGGTTTCAACACGGCATCAACGAGTAACTGGAATTGAAGCTGGTCTGGCTAATCGTGGGATTAAGCTGGAAATTTTAGAAGTTAGTGAAAAAGATTTTGATAGCAAAAAGATATATGCAGCGCTATGTGAACGGACCGCAGACTTTACGATAAAAACGGCGGTCATCGCACTGAAAGAACAGTTATTATTACGGTTATTAGCAATGGCATACCAGCATAATGTTAGTTATCCAGCAATGATTGGGTTGACTGGTTTTGCCGATACGGAAATGGTGCGCGTGTTGGCACCCGAACTGACAACTGTGCAACAAGGGCCATTTGCAATGGGTGCTGCCGCTGCCGAAATTTTAGTTAATCGAATTCAACATAAGAGTGAACAAGTTGCTAGTTATATCGTCAAAGCACACATCATGCAAGGAAATTCAATTTAG
- a CDS encoding SLC13 family permease yields the protein MTNMIIGILLLLTFFAFIVYVIKGGNLMLGFFFMAILWSIIGLVPLQTAIQKVFAEPALNYGPTIIYIAFGSWFGRVLVDSGIAQSISAKTEKVGRKSPLLAAILVVLVTAFIFVSAYGVGSVIAIGVILLPILFSLGLPKPVAVAAFTMAIGSSMYVNVVLFNQIKAFFPQVQFGGKYLQFGWTAMGIQLVAVIIFLLLNSKKIHANQVKTEMAEEVSTDPALPKINPVAYIIPVLPVFFNMVLHWDAVPALVLSTILAMLLTGKLKSYKGAVEFINNTIQQAISDIAGLVMFLMALVMFSSAAVMNTQRFQGIFAALIPSNTLVLAITIGVLAPLALFRGPLHVWGAGAATAAVLAATGMFSPYFLLPLLYIPSIMAVSGDITQSWNVWALEYTKVQAKEFYKYTIPVMWTVSIVNELVGWVFFGR from the coding sequence ATGACAAATATGATTATCGGGATTTTATTATTACTAACATTCTTTGCCTTTATCGTTTATGTCATTAAGGGCGGGAACCTAATGCTTGGTTTCTTCTTTATGGCGATCTTATGGTCAATTATTGGTTTGGTGCCACTGCAAACGGCAATTCAAAAGGTGTTCGCAGAGCCAGCCTTAAATTACGGACCGACCATTATCTATATTGCATTTGGTTCGTGGTTTGGACGGGTTTTAGTCGATAGTGGGATTGCCCAATCGATTAGTGCTAAAACGGAAAAAGTCGGTCGCAAATCACCACTACTTGCGGCAATCTTAGTAGTTTTAGTTACCGCCTTTATCTTCGTGAGTGCCTACGGGGTTGGTTCGGTAATCGCAATTGGGGTGATCCTCTTGCCAATTTTGTTCTCACTGGGTTTGCCAAAGCCGGTGGCGGTGGCAGCGTTTACGATGGCTATCGGGTCATCAATGTATGTCAACGTGGTTTTATTCAACCAAATCAAAGCATTTTTCCCACAAGTTCAATTTGGTGGTAAATACTTGCAATTCGGTTGGACTGCAATGGGAATTCAATTAGTTGCGGTAATTATCTTCTTGTTACTGAATTCGAAGAAAATTCATGCCAACCAAGTAAAAACGGAAATGGCAGAAGAAGTCAGCACTGATCCGGCCTTGCCAAAAATTAATCCAGTTGCGTACATCATTCCAGTATTACCCGTATTCTTTAACATGGTTTTACATTGGGATGCCGTACCAGCGTTAGTATTATCAACAATCTTAGCAATGTTATTGACTGGTAAATTGAAGTCATATAAAGGTGCAGTTGAATTTATCAATAACACCATCCAACAAGCAATTTCTGATATTGCCGGCTTGGTGATGTTCTTGATGGCGCTGGTGATGTTTTCATCAGCCGCAGTCATGAACACGCAACGGTTCCAAGGAATCTTTGCCGCTTTGATTCCATCAAATACACTCGTATTGGCGATTACCATCGGTGTTTTGGCACCATTAGCACTTTTCCGTGGCCCTTTGCACGTCTGGGGTGCGGGGGCAGCAACCGCCGCAGTCCTAGCGGCAACTGGGATGTTTAGTCCATATTTCTTGCTGCCATTACTTTATATTCCAAGCATCATGGCGGTTTCCGGGGATATTACACAATCATGGAATGTTTGGGCGTTAGAGTACACCAAGGTCCAAGCTAAAGAATTTTATAAATATACAATTCCAGTGATGTGGACGGTTTCAATTGTTAATGAACTTGTCGGCTGGGTATTCTTTGGCCGCTAA
- the udk gene encoding uridine kinase yields the protein MTTTKPIVIGVTGGSGSGKTTVTEAILSQLQGESILVLQQDFYYNNQDAMTMDERLAVNYDHPDAFDTDLYVEDIKQLMNREAIEVPVYDYKEFTRSKETRHLEPADVIILEGIMVFADPRLRDLMDIKVYVDTDDDVRFIRRLERDVAERGRTVESVISQYMATAKPMYHQFIEPTKRYADLIVPEGGENKVAIDLLTLKARDILDEAKASQVD from the coding sequence ATGACAACAACTAAACCAATCGTAATCGGGGTAACTGGTGGTTCAGGTTCAGGGAAGACTACGGTTACTGAAGCTATCTTGAGTCAATTACAAGGCGAATCAATTTTAGTGTTGCAACAAGACTTCTATTACAATAATCAAGACGCAATGACAATGGATGAACGTTTGGCCGTTAACTACGACCACCCAGACGCCTTTGATACTGATTTGTACGTTGAAGATATTAAGCAATTAATGAATCGTGAAGCAATCGAAGTGCCAGTTTATGACTACAAAGAATTCACACGGTCAAAAGAAACTCGGCATCTTGAACCAGCTGATGTCATTATTCTTGAAGGTATCATGGTCTTTGCGGATCCACGCTTACGTGATTTAATGGATATTAAGGTTTACGTTGACACTGATGATGATGTCCGCTTTATCCGTCGTTTGGAACGTGATGTTGCTGAACGTGGGCGCACGGTCGAATCAGTAATTTCCCAATATATGGCAACTGCTAAGCCAATGTATCACCAATTTATTGAACCAACGAAGCGTTACGCGGACTTGATTGTGCCAGAAGGTGGTGAAAACAAAGTTGCTATCGACTTGTTGACCTTGAAGGCGCGCGATATTTTGGATGAAGCTAAAGCTAGCCAAGTAGATTAA